CTTATTTAATAACACAAATCACCAACTTTTGAACTTTTGACACCACTgcacatgacaggaagtcacaATTATTACTCAATATGCCATAATCACAGAACaccacattaaaataaatataataaaaacaataaatgacACTATACAGCAACTGCTGTAACTGCTGATGTGGTTTTTTTCCTGAATAATTTTGCAAAGtatcttcctttttttcccaatgACATGCTCAATAAGACACGCCACTCACATTTACAACAATAACTCAGATTTAACGTTTGCATGGGGCAGTTTGCAGCACATGATTATCAACGTCAAAACGATATAAGACGGAACAAAGATTAGATTGGCATGAAGGCATTGAACACATGAGCGCAACAATGGCCGTATTCTCATCAAAGAAGGCAATTTTCTTTTCCCATCCAAATAGATCGCTGCGATATTTGTCATGAAAGGCTTCATCTCACCAGTGATTAGGAGCTAGGTTCTCATTTATCGAAATCCTTTAAAACCATTACATCTTGCTCACTGGGATAATTGGCCTTGAGCGGCTGTCATCATTCACCTCCTCTTTGTCCGTGTGGTAGCCACCAGAGGCATTGTGCAGGTGAGACGATAAGCGCGTCATGTGTACGAAGCAAGTGTTGTTTTCCAGATCGGTCCGTGTGTTTGCAGTTCGACAGCACCTTTTAAGGCCTTGGTGAAGATGGATGGTAAACAGACCGTAAGTGATGGGGTCTAAACACGCGTTAAAGAGGccaaagatgaagagcatgtGAGTGAGCGAATGGGAGACCGTCTCCTCCATTTTCTCAGGAAATAGCCAGTACCACAGGCCGAGCAGGTAGTAAGGAGTCCAGCAGACGATGAACGACGTCACGATCACGATGCTCATCTTCAGGGTCCTCATCCGGGCTTTAGGGATGTTGTTGTGGGAGCGACGTAGGTACACGTCTTTTGACACCACTGGGAAAACAAAACGTGTCGTCAATGACAGTTTGGGATTtgtaaaaacaccaaaatggCCTGACTCACAGTTGTTCCTGGCCATGCGGCTCGAGATCTCCACCAGGATTCGCGTGTAGCAGAAGATCATGATGACCaagggcaggaggaagaggcacACGAAGGTGAACATGTTGTACAGGGTCTCCTGCCAGCGCTGGACGAAGCTCCCGTGGGTGGTGCACTGGGTGAAGTTCTCGGGGACCGTGATGGTTACGTTgtgaaaaataaacatctggccggaaaaaaaagacaagtttGGTGAGTGATGCTGCCAAATCTGTCCCGGCAGATGGGATTTTAATGAAGCTTGATCTGTTAATTGCTACATAGAAATTATGCAAGTGGCTGTTTCATGTATACATGATGGAGAAGACAGGACGACAGAGGCTGCACGGttgttttattaattaaatgACAACTCGGCCGGTCAACTATGAAAGGAGGGTCAATTCACCACAAGAAAAATAAAGGTCCTGTTGCATCATCAGTTACCCTTCATGGTGCTGAGATGGCATCATGTTCTTCCTTCTGAAACATTTAATCATCTCATTGCTTTGAGGGCAATTACTGAGTGTGGCATCAGTATATACCATCCAGAAGGCAGAGGTATGGAAACGCTGCCCCAGGTTCTGATTGGTGGAGCAGAGGCGTGAGGCGAGGTGGGAGGGGGTGTGGCTATGGAGGGCTTTGATGGCGAGAAGAAGGACTTTGAAGTGGATACATTGGGGAAGCCGTGAAGGTTCTCGAGGATGGGACTGATGTGTTCGTGGTGGAGAGAGCGGGTGAGGAGGCAGGCAGTAGAGGTGTGGATATACTGACGTCTCTGAAACCTGAAGAGAATGGTTTCACAGTGGTCGATTCCGGATGGTGACGGTAAATCAGGGTTTCACCAGCGGGAGGAGGAACATTACTTGTGGAGAACTTGTTAGTCACATTGAGTACATTGAGAGTCACCATCGATTGATCTGTGTGAACCAAATACTACCTTACAGTCCTAAACTACCTACAGAAGAGGGATGTAAACTTGAGAGAAGGAGAGACGACATAAGAAGAGATTGAAGGAAAGTACCAATGTAGTTTGTTCCCACAGTCAGAATATTAAATTAAACACTTTCTAGTGCTTGTGTGGGGAAATCTTGGGTTTGTAACGGCTGCTATCTTATTAGCATGCAAACGATGCAGCTGTTATCATCGCTATTGCAGAGGAACATCTGCAGGTACCGGATGTAAAACGACCTTGTTTGTGACAGGTAAGGCTCAGAATATAGAAGatgttgtggtggtggggggggggcaaacaagACCGGTTcatatttctgtgttttatAAGATCCTGTTGGCTGAAATTTATGctggtttcatttaatttttttaaacgTTTGATGTTTTGGTATTTTAAAGCAAGCACTTTGACTTTCTTTGTGATGAAATGAATTTGCCTTTCCTTGATCTCTGTGATCAAGAGCCTGGGAAGAGAGGGGACCCTTACAATGGTAAAGAGCctattaaaaagcacttaaAGTCAACACAGATAATTGCAATTCTGGAGGACGACTGGAACAGGTCTGAAAAGAGCACCGATCCTGGCCCAGACACTCCACCGCCACCATGTTAGAGCTGACATCAGTGTGGGAACTTTCCCTGCTCATCTCGGGAGTGTGGCTCCGAGTCCATCTTCCCTGAGGAGGAGCATTAATGCAACCCCACACACCTCTGACTACACAATCTGTTTTCTTTCAGGCGCACATGTTTCTTTCATGACATGACTGGTGAAGTCAGTCAGAGGAGACTAAATTAATCCTGCTCGTTAACAAGGGTTTTTTAACACTACGGTGACGATGGATTTGATGCCACTTCTTCTACGATAAGGCCGTCAGGTCTCGTGTGCAGTTCAGGACAAACTGCACAATGTTGAATGATCTGGTTGACTTAGTAGGTGCGTTTC
The nucleotide sequence above comes from Takifugu rubripes chromosome 9, fTakRub1.2, whole genome shotgun sequence. Encoded proteins:
- the gnrhr4 gene encoding gonadotropin releasing hormone receptor 4, which produces MFHQMTDPALNDSCTGSTSGCNRSADGDALQLPTFSTAAKVRVIITFSLCAVSAVCNLVVLWAASNGGKRKSHVRILIMNLTVADLLVTFIVMPVDAVWNITVQWQAGDVACRLLMFLKLVAMYSCAFVTVVISLDRQSAILNPLGISEAKRKSKIMLTVAWTMSVILSLPQMFIFHNVTITVPENFTQCTTHGSFVQRWQETLYNMFTFVCLFLLPLVIMIFCYTRILVEISSRMARNNLVSKDVYLRRSHNNIPKARMRTLKMSIVIVTSFIVCWTPYYLLGLWYWLFPEKMEETVSHSLTHMLFIFGLFNACLDPITYGLFTIHLHQGLKRCCRTANTRTDLENNTCFVHMTRLSSHLHNASGGYHTDKEEVNDDSRSRPIIPVSKM